Proteins from a genomic interval of Pseudomonas silesiensis:
- a CDS encoding Pr6Pr family membrane protein: MLKPSVARRRFVAVAAFLGWAGLSIQLYLILYLRWSIEASLLGGLMSFFSYFTVLTNTLVATVLTCELTSRESAARRWFLLPGVSSGIAVSMALVGLAYSLLLRHLWHPEGWQFLADELMHDVMPLLFLGWWWCCVPKGTLRLWHIVLWLIYPLVYFAYALLRGHMLAAYPYPFINVDKLGYPQVFINAGGLLVGFVGIGLLVVGLDRWRRNP, translated from the coding sequence ATGCTCAAACCCTCCGTTGCGCGACGTCGTTTCGTTGCCGTGGCGGCCTTCCTCGGCTGGGCGGGATTGAGCATTCAGTTGTACCTGATTCTCTACCTGCGCTGGAGTATCGAAGCCAGCCTGCTGGGCGGGTTGATGAGTTTCTTCAGCTATTTCACGGTGCTGACCAACACGCTGGTGGCCACTGTGCTGACCTGTGAGCTGACGTCCCGCGAGTCGGCGGCGCGACGCTGGTTTTTGCTGCCGGGGGTGAGCAGTGGCATAGCGGTGAGCATGGCTTTGGTGGGGCTGGCCTACAGCCTGTTGTTGCGCCATTTATGGCACCCCGAAGGCTGGCAATTCCTGGCTGACGAGTTGATGCATGATGTGATGCCGCTGCTGTTTCTGGGCTGGTGGTGGTGCTGTGTGCCCAAAGGCACCTTGCGTCTGTGGCACATCGTGCTGTGGTTGATTTATCCGCTGGTGTACTTCGCTTATGCGTTGCTGCGTGGGCATATGCTGGCCGCGTATCCGTATCCGTTCATCAATGTCGACAAGCTGGGTTATCCACAGGTGTTCATCAATGCGGGGGGATTGCTGGTGGGGTTTGTGGGGATTGGCTTGCTGGTGGTTGGCCTGGATCGGTGGCGGCGTAATCCCTGA
- a CDS encoding PadR family transcriptional regulator, giving the protein MRDHHSPHREHGDGRDGFEKRPGRERGGRGPRVFAPGDLKLLLLALIAEQPCHGYDLIRQIEGMFDGAYSPSPGVIYPTLTFLEESEMIQGDAEGGKKCYRVTDAGRVSLEEQAIALEGVRMRIDVSKRSLRGYDRPAEIHEAVHNLRHALQLHHGRWSAEEIHRVAALLNDTAKAIVDGPAVVTASEKSE; this is encoded by the coding sequence ATGAGAGACCATCATTCCCCCCACCGCGAACACGGTGACGGCCGCGACGGCTTTGAGAAACGCCCGGGCCGCGAACGCGGTGGACGCGGCCCGCGGGTATTTGCCCCCGGCGACCTGAAATTGCTGCTGCTGGCGCTGATTGCCGAACAGCCGTGCCACGGCTACGACCTGATCCGCCAGATCGAGGGCATGTTCGACGGCGCCTACAGCCCCAGCCCCGGTGTGATCTACCCGACCCTGACCTTTCTGGAAGAAAGCGAAATGATTCAGGGCGACGCCGAGGGCGGGAAAAAATGCTACCGCGTGACCGACGCCGGTCGCGTTTCCCTGGAGGAGCAAGCCATTGCCCTGGAGGGCGTACGCATGCGCATTGACGTCAGCAAACGTTCATTGCGCGGCTATGACCGCCCGGCCGAGATCCACGAAGCCGTGCATAACCTGCGGCATGCCCTGCAACTGCATCACGGGCGCTGGAGCGCGGAAGAAATCCACCGGGTGGCCGCCTTGCTCAATGACACCGCCAAAGCCATCGTCGACGGCCCCGCCGTTGTCACTGCATCGGAGAAAAGCGAATGA
- a CDS encoding siderophore-interacting protein, translating into MTEVIAHTIHRVMHEIKRRRLEVVRVVDLTPRMRRITLGGPELAGFVSLGTDDHVKLFFPQNAAEQATLETLVIGAGKDNGPMPAMRDYTPRRYDLDTLELDIDFVLHGDGPAATWAEQARPGQFLHIGGPRGSMIVPDMFDSYLLIGDETALPAIARRLEGLAANRRALVIVEVENGAEQQKLESPAQVNVIWVLREGGRNNLLTTVKELQVPSGNLYAWVATESKVSRQIRRVLLDEHGLDEPFVKAVGYWRLDDTTEE; encoded by the coding sequence ATGACTGAAGTGATCGCGCACACCATTCACCGCGTCATGCATGAAATCAAACGTCGTCGCCTGGAAGTAGTGCGGGTGGTCGACCTGACCCCGAGGATGCGCCGGATTACCTTGGGCGGCCCTGAGCTGGCAGGTTTCGTCAGCCTCGGCACGGACGATCACGTCAAACTGTTTTTTCCACAGAACGCAGCGGAGCAGGCGACGCTGGAAACCCTGGTGATCGGCGCCGGCAAAGACAATGGACCGATGCCAGCGATGCGCGACTACACCCCGCGGCGCTACGACCTTGACACGCTGGAGCTGGACATCGACTTCGTGCTGCACGGCGACGGCCCGGCCGCCACCTGGGCCGAGCAAGCCAGGCCCGGTCAGTTCCTGCACATCGGCGGGCCACGGGGTTCGATGATCGTGCCGGATATGTTCGACAGCTACCTGCTGATCGGCGACGAAACCGCCCTGCCCGCCATTGCCCGGCGCCTGGAAGGCCTGGCGGCCAACCGGCGGGCACTGGTCATTGTGGAAGTGGAGAACGGCGCCGAACAGCAAAAACTCGAAAGCCCGGCGCAGGTCAATGTGATCTGGGTCTTGCGCGAAGGCGGCCGGAATAACCTGCTGACCACGGTGAAAGAACTGCAAGTGCCCAGTGGCAATCTGTACGCCTGGGTGGCGACCGAAAGCAAAGTGTCGCGGCAGATTCGCCGGGTGCTGCTGGATGAGCATGGGCTGGACGAGCCGTTCGTCAAGGCGGTCGGCTATTGGCGGCTGGACGACACCACCGAAGAATAA
- a CDS encoding transglycosylase domain-containing protein, producing the protein MGVLWQTDSSKTVVPTERVDEAPLPEKPGRSRHGWGAFWLLLLIIAIVVGLAAAKEMRTSKFQSREVSKFAASLTYGMQPGPSNAIHYPGAGPFDLRLGYSSLDEFLPRLLKRDYVIASQTRFSDALMNYSDKGFFVPYPEKIQAGLSITDCRAAPLYQYNYPQQLYSSFEAIPPVVVNSLLFIENRFLLDPRQPQANPAVDWPRFGMAAWSQVAKLLHLPGQSAGGSTLATQLEKYRHSPDGLTVSGAEKIRQMISASVRAYQDGPDTLVARQKVVRDYLNSVPLSAVPGHGEVHGMAEGLRVWYGADFNEANERLNSAATDPKSMAEKGLALREMLSLMIAQRRPSHYLTKGHDELASLTDSHLRLLAQNGVIDAPLAKAALASQVTYRDWLTQPTIQPIETNKGISVARSRLAGLLNRPLYDLDRLDLSATSTLQGELQTQATEYLKRLADPEFAAQTGLIGERLLTPTSTTQVRYSFTLFELTPDGSRVRVQTDSTDQPFDINEGSKLELGSTAKMRVLTTYLQIIAELHDKYATMSVPELKKVDVPDQDRLSRWAVDYLIQNKDRNLSAMLGAALDRKYSASPGEAFFTGGGLHTFVNFRKEDNGRLPTLRDALRESINLPFIRLMRDVVRYTTYSGPNNSAELLKDDHDPRRQEYLASFADREGSSFLLKFWKKYKNKDTRARLETFLDGMRPTPIRMAAVHRYLFPQADQASFNSFVRSHLKGAKLTEKLTDERLERLYLSYGPGAYDLPDQGFIAKVHPLDLWLIGYLLNHPDAKFSQVVKASQFERQEVYSWLFKSRHKGARDSRIRTMLEIEAFLDIHQRWQKVGYPFDHLVPSLATAIGSSGDRPAALAELIGTILNDGVRMPTLRIDSLHFAANTPYETKLISNPDAGKRVMPSEVATAMREALSQVVDAGTAKRVSGSFITPDGKPLAMGGKTGTGDNRIEAIGSGGRILSSKSINRTATFVFFIGDTHFGTMTAFVPGRTAEAFKFTSALPVQVLKGMAPILTPYLQPGSASNCRPVEGSSLAAAGAKPQP; encoded by the coding sequence ATGGGTGTTTTATGGCAAACCGATTCGAGTAAAACTGTGGTTCCGACTGAACGAGTGGATGAAGCGCCTTTACCTGAAAAACCTGGTCGTTCCCGGCACGGCTGGGGGGCATTTTGGTTGTTGCTGCTAATTATCGCGATTGTCGTGGGGTTGGCTGCCGCCAAGGAAATGCGCACCTCGAAATTTCAATCCCGGGAAGTCAGCAAATTTGCCGCGTCCCTGACATACGGCATGCAACCCGGCCCCAGCAACGCCATTCACTACCCTGGCGCAGGCCCGTTCGACCTGCGTCTGGGCTACAGCTCGCTGGATGAGTTCCTGCCACGGCTGCTCAAGCGCGACTACGTGATTGCCTCGCAGACCCGCTTTTCCGATGCGCTGATGAACTACAGCGACAAAGGCTTTTTCGTGCCCTATCCAGAGAAGATTCAAGCTGGATTGTCGATCACCGATTGCCGTGCGGCGCCGCTTTACCAGTACAACTACCCGCAACAACTGTACTCAAGCTTTGAGGCGATCCCGCCAGTGGTGGTGAACAGCCTGCTATTCATTGAAAACCGTTTCCTGCTCGACCCCCGTCAGCCCCAGGCCAACCCCGCGGTGGATTGGCCTCGGTTCGGCATGGCGGCCTGGTCCCAGGTCGCTAAATTGCTGCACCTGCCGGGCCAGTCGGCGGGGGGCAGTACCCTGGCGACGCAACTTGAGAAATACCGGCACTCGCCCGATGGCTTGACCGTTTCGGGCGCGGAAAAAATTCGCCAGATGATTTCCGCCAGCGTGCGCGCCTATCAGGACGGACCGGATACCCTCGTGGCCCGGCAGAAAGTGGTTCGCGATTACCTCAACAGCGTGCCCCTGTCGGCCGTACCGGGTCACGGTGAAGTGCATGGCATGGCCGAAGGTTTGCGCGTCTGGTACGGCGCCGACTTCAATGAGGCCAACGAGCGGCTGAACAGCGCCGCGACAGACCCGAAAAGCATGGCGGAAAAAGGTCTGGCCCTGCGTGAAATGCTGTCACTGATGATTGCCCAGCGCCGCCCTTCCCATTATCTGACCAAGGGCCATGATGAATTGGCCAGCCTTACCGACAGCCACCTTCGCCTGCTGGCCCAGAATGGCGTGATCGATGCGCCCCTCGCGAAAGCGGCATTGGCCAGCCAGGTGACCTACCGCGACTGGCTGACCCAACCCACTATCCAGCCGATCGAAACCAACAAGGGCATCAGTGTGGCGCGCAGTCGTCTGGCCGGATTGCTCAATCGTCCGCTGTACGATCTCGACCGCCTCGATCTGTCGGCGACCAGTACCTTGCAAGGCGAGCTGCAAACCCAGGCCACCGAGTACCTCAAGCGCCTGGCCGACCCGGAGTTCGCGGCACAGACCGGCTTGATCGGCGAACGCCTGCTGACCCCCACCAGCACCACGCAGGTGCGCTACAGCTTCACCCTGTTCGAGCTGACACCGGACGGTTCGCGGGTGCGGGTGCAGACCGACAGCACCGACCAGCCGTTCGACATCAACGAAGGCAGCAAGCTGGAACTGGGCTCCACGGCAAAAATGCGCGTGCTCACCACTTATCTGCAGATCATTGCCGAACTGCACGATAAATACGCCACGATGAGCGTCCCGGAATTGAAGAAAGTCGATGTCCCGGACCAGGATCGCCTGAGTCGCTGGGCGGTCGATTACCTGATCCAGAATAAAGACCGCAATCTGTCGGCCATGCTCGGCGCCGCGCTCGACCGCAAATACTCCGCAAGCCCCGGGGAAGCTTTTTTCACCGGTGGCGGGCTGCACACCTTCGTCAACTTCCGCAAGGAGGACAACGGCCGCCTTCCGACGCTGCGCGATGCCCTGCGTGAGTCGATCAACCTGCCGTTCATTCGGCTGATGCGTGACGTGGTGCGCTACACCACTTATTCAGGTCCCAACAACAGTGCCGAACTGCTCAAGGACGATCACGACCCGCGACGACAGGAATACCTGGCCTCGTTCGCTGACCGAGAGGGCTCCTCGTTCCTGCTGAAATTCTGGAAGAAGTACAAGAACAAGGACACTCGCGCGCGGCTCGAGACGTTTCTTGACGGCATGCGCCCGACCCCGATTCGCATGGCCGCCGTGCATCGTTATCTATTCCCACAGGCCGACCAGGCAAGCTTCAACAGCTTCGTGCGCTCGCACCTCAAAGGCGCCAAGCTCACCGAAAAACTCACCGACGAACGTCTTGAGCGGCTGTACCTGAGTTACGGGCCCGGCGCCTATGACCTGCCGGACCAGGGCTTCATTGCCAAGGTGCACCCGCTGGATTTGTGGCTGATCGGCTACCTGTTGAATCATCCCGACGCCAAGTTCAGCCAGGTCGTCAAAGCCAGCCAGTTCGAACGCCAGGAAGTCTACAGCTGGCTGTTCAAAAGCCGGCACAAGGGTGCCCGCGACAGTCGCATCCGCACCATGCTGGAAATCGAAGCGTTCCTCGACATTCACCAGCGCTGGCAGAAAGTCGGCTACCCCTTCGATCACCTGGTGCCGTCACTGGCCACCGCCATCGGCAGCTCGGGCGATCGCCCGGCGGCGTTGGCCGAACTGATTGGCACCATTCTCAACGACGGGGTACGGATGCCGACACTGCGCATCGACAGCCTGCACTTCGCGGCGAACACCCCGTATGAAACCAAGCTGATCAGTAATCCGGACGCCGGCAAACGGGTGATGCCGTCCGAGGTGGCCACGGCCATGCGCGAAGCCTTGTCGCAGGTGGTGGACGCCGGCACGGCCAAACGTGTCTCCGGCAGTTTCATCACGCCCGATGGCAAACCGTTGGCCATGGGCGGCAAGACCGGCACCGGCGACAACCGCATCGAAGCCATCGGTTCCGGCGGGCGGATTCTCAGCTCGAAATCGATCAACCGCACCGCGACCTTCGTGTTCTTCATCGGCGATACACACTTCGGCACCATGACCGCGTTCGTGCCCGGGCGCACGGCCGAAGCGTTCAAGTTCACTTCGGCGTTGCCGGTGCAGGTGCTCAAGGGCATGGCGCCGATTCTGACGCCATATCTGCAACCGGGCAGCGCTTCAAATTGCCGCCCGGTGGAGGGTTCGTCCCTGGCGGCGGCCGGTGCGAAACCGCAACCCTGA
- a CDS encoding NEL-type E3 ubiquitin ligase domain-containing protein: MTDTTTPAQNTDKGRHYAFIKNTTSDHFKTATLGRGLALAATPLAMPSWYTTAPASHHDKLKAANLKAWASQNQVDKLFGNLQDVHSFAAPLLQAKLKERYGIEHDVSTTYLRLYLPAKLPWYAIDVTGGATLRTVSLLEAALHNFAKSETVLADSQYITKPDDLGHFDVIAIKDKMTISQFQALCRELDIGALYKKHLESFLLPGEPVAEAVIKLRVTESQKDALIVAAQLALTLEDIQYDAYKLMLSLAQDEAPELLLNGRKMLCCDLSLMETRLTGILLLTPAVKDSRGIQRLIAYVPHDPDHPLKEYDSTKAFMDELSRQLREDKVGASSKQRYRQFFSQFVDQQQRGHFFADLDQRLVTVRWHEQEDTTDQRPTWREDPVSSPHLQFQALPVSRDYWTHAYRQKLNKILNDAREIAVSTADTDSKARWAWWDNFKKIVSDIFNVALLVATPFVPGLGELMMAYTVYQMTTDVIEGIVDLAEGLGLEAAEHVIGVVTDVIQLAAFGAGAEIGNAFKLKLSPLVDGMKPVKLPDGKQTLWHPDLAPYEQKNLTLTPDSKPNEHGLHQHANQHILPLDDKLYFVDKASPEPTITTHRVKHPTRSNAYSPEVEHNGHGAWVHEAENPGDWEGETLMRRLGHSVDRFTPTEREQIRISSGTDDNALRRMHVENAAPPPMLTDTIKRFSAYDDVGIASANIRKGQPIDASSNWYETILTALPGWPSERALEVFESADLTGMSHRYGNADATPANTLSISVAELTSGKLPERVLGFLNESEINALLADAPDAERTQALRDRLADAVDARKGEISKRMYQAKERSGKAQVRLLRQPFPDMPLTLAETVLANAKADEQKIMADEDRLPLRLKTQAREFNFEASTARAYDGFYHDKLVTPDTERLALNTLKFNTDTFSDLRIEVRDDTYDGTLRCSAGPDDAATVRRLIRNEQGQYEVLDRDNKQLHKADDFYESILRALPEDKRAALGYQRGQGHPFKVWIMEKSAAPAERRTALAEPPIRAVADIETVKLLRGPSSSKNAATPQERVMNLYTDFSEQQAQAFVEALRAKGDPDQAIDRLRDELQALRETLRDWSYNYHPSLETVDALNSNSDWHDFKFNGGSFIQERLIDCFERKGQAFGESSIHPENGYTLDLSSDLMGPQLDRWWADLKKQPKIKKYLDQVTVLNLDNARFSTDAGGLLSDFSNVRHLSARYSDLNALPPAIGKMHLLETLRLSNNRIRLTPDSARQLGGLTRLETLRLDGNPLMQPLDVGRMPGLRVLSLRTTGLDTWPERLFMDGVFRKSRPRGFSLDLRGSPITTVPDVVPGSDHALIVARARLDATKLSDLDRLRLGTYRESVGLAAQQVYEPAATDEIKHWRMLPDDTAPYSASTGVGTYRDESWHDLASEPGAADFFRVIRKQRESQDYQYSDSRQQLTKRVWEMVDAAALDADLRVELFQLASQPDTCGDAGSQLFNSMGLKVLVSKARTESTSALELENRLVKLAKSTARLEKVGDIAREEILAQRDMSQRVPPIPDYHAPDEVEVHLAYETGLAKRLDLPWQSDGMLYQGTSRVTPSMIDAAYKKIIADEAGDGLVNSMINSFENPFWERHLKSTHPGEIEADERSFASKHLDLESLREAQNDLANETDPMQLASRQKTLEDLANKMNIAHTDVFTGEEMSNDFYDPLIFELEKERNQVARKLTREAMARAGL; the protein is encoded by the coding sequence ATGACCGACACCACCACGCCTGCCCAAAACACCGATAAAGGCCGGCACTACGCGTTCATCAAGAACACCACCAGCGACCACTTCAAAACCGCTACCCTCGGCAGGGGGCTGGCTCTGGCGGCCACCCCACTGGCAATGCCGTCGTGGTACACCACAGCGCCCGCCTCCCACCATGACAAGCTCAAAGCCGCCAACCTCAAGGCGTGGGCCTCGCAAAACCAGGTCGACAAACTGTTCGGGAATCTGCAGGACGTCCATTCGTTCGCGGCGCCCCTGCTCCAGGCGAAACTCAAGGAACGCTACGGGATCGAGCATGACGTCAGCACGACCTACCTGCGCCTGTACCTGCCCGCGAAATTGCCTTGGTATGCGATTGATGTCACGGGCGGCGCCACCCTCCGGACCGTCTCCCTGCTGGAGGCGGCACTGCACAACTTCGCCAAGTCCGAAACGGTCCTTGCCGACTCGCAATACATCACCAAACCCGACGATCTCGGGCACTTCGATGTCATTGCGATCAAAGACAAAATGACCATCAGCCAGTTCCAGGCGCTGTGCCGTGAGCTGGACATCGGCGCGTTGTACAAGAAACATCTCGAAAGCTTTCTGCTTCCCGGCGAACCCGTAGCCGAAGCCGTCATCAAACTCAGGGTCACCGAAAGCCAGAAAGACGCCCTCATCGTCGCCGCGCAATTGGCGTTGACCCTCGAGGATATCCAGTACGACGCCTACAAGCTGATGCTGAGCCTTGCCCAGGATGAAGCACCTGAGCTGCTGCTCAATGGCAGAAAAATGCTGTGCTGCGACCTGTCGTTGATGGAGACCCGTCTGACCGGCATTCTCCTGCTGACTCCTGCCGTGAAGGACAGCCGAGGGATTCAGCGCCTTATTGCCTACGTGCCCCATGACCCGGATCACCCGCTCAAGGAATACGACTCCACCAAAGCGTTCATGGATGAATTGTCGCGTCAGCTGCGCGAAGACAAGGTCGGCGCCTCATCGAAGCAGCGTTATCGACAATTTTTCAGTCAATTCGTCGATCAGCAGCAACGCGGGCATTTTTTCGCCGATCTCGATCAACGCCTGGTGACGGTCAGGTGGCATGAGCAAGAGGATACGACGGATCAACGCCCCACCTGGCGCGAAGACCCTGTGTCCAGCCCGCACCTGCAGTTCCAGGCCCTGCCGGTGTCACGGGATTACTGGACACATGCCTACCGGCAAAAGCTCAACAAGATTCTTAACGACGCACGGGAAATCGCCGTGTCCACCGCCGACACGGACAGCAAGGCGCGTTGGGCCTGGTGGGACAACTTCAAGAAAATCGTCTCGGACATCTTCAATGTCGCGCTGTTGGTTGCCACACCGTTCGTGCCGGGGTTGGGCGAGCTGATGATGGCCTACACCGTTTACCAGATGACCACTGACGTCATCGAAGGCATCGTCGATCTGGCCGAAGGCCTTGGCCTTGAAGCCGCCGAACATGTGATCGGTGTGGTCACGGACGTGATTCAACTGGCGGCGTTTGGTGCGGGCGCTGAAATAGGCAACGCTTTCAAGCTGAAACTGTCACCGCTGGTCGACGGCATGAAACCGGTCAAGTTGCCTGACGGCAAACAAACCCTGTGGCACCCGGATCTCGCCCCTTACGAACAAAAAAACCTCACCCTGACGCCCGATTCGAAACCCAACGAACACGGCCTGCATCAACACGCCAATCAGCACATCCTGCCACTGGACGACAAACTCTACTTCGTCGACAAGGCGTCGCCAGAGCCGACCATCACGACTCACCGTGTCAAACATCCCACTCGCTCCAATGCCTATTCGCCCGAAGTCGAACATAACGGTCACGGCGCCTGGGTACACGAGGCGGAAAATCCGGGTGACTGGGAAGGCGAAACATTGATGCGTCGCCTTGGTCACAGTGTCGATCGCTTTACGCCCACGGAACGGGAGCAGATCCGCATCAGCAGCGGCACCGACGACAATGCGCTGCGCCGTATGCATGTCGAGAACGCTGCGCCTCCCCCCATGCTGACCGACACCATCAAGCGCTTCAGTGCTTATGACGACGTCGGGATCGCGAGTGCCAATATTCGCAAAGGGCAGCCCATCGATGCCTCCTCCAATTGGTATGAAACGATACTGACGGCGTTGCCAGGCTGGCCTTCCGAGCGGGCACTGGAGGTGTTTGAAAGCGCTGACCTGACAGGGATGTCGCACAGGTATGGCAACGCCGATGCAACCCCTGCCAATACATTGAGCATCAGTGTCGCCGAGCTCACCTCAGGCAAACTGCCTGAACGTGTGCTGGGCTTTTTGAATGAAAGCGAGATCAACGCCTTGCTGGCCGACGCTCCGGACGCCGAACGTACCCAGGCATTGCGAGATCGATTGGCCGACGCCGTCGACGCCCGTAAAGGCGAGATATCAAAACGCATGTATCAGGCCAAGGAAAGGTCTGGCAAGGCGCAGGTCCGCCTGCTGCGGCAACCCTTCCCGGACATGCCGCTCACCCTCGCTGAAACTGTTCTGGCTAATGCCAAGGCCGATGAGCAAAAGATAATGGCCGATGAAGATCGCCTGCCGCTGCGCTTGAAAACCCAGGCCCGCGAATTCAATTTCGAAGCCTCGACCGCCCGCGCTTACGACGGTTTCTATCACGACAAGCTCGTGACCCCGGATACCGAACGGCTTGCACTCAACACCCTCAAATTCAACACCGACACGTTCAGCGACCTGCGCATCGAAGTGCGTGACGACACCTATGACGGCACATTGCGTTGCAGCGCAGGCCCGGATGACGCCGCAACGGTTCGCCGACTGATCAGGAATGAACAGGGCCAATACGAGGTGCTCGACAGGGACAATAAGCAACTGCACAAAGCCGACGACTTCTACGAATCGATCCTGCGCGCCCTGCCTGAAGACAAACGCGCGGCATTGGGTTACCAACGCGGTCAGGGTCATCCGTTCAAAGTCTGGATCATGGAGAAATCCGCGGCACCTGCCGAACGCCGCACGGCGCTGGCAGAACCGCCTATTCGTGCCGTGGCGGACATTGAAACCGTTAAACTGCTGCGTGGGCCGTCGAGCTCCAAAAACGCGGCAACGCCGCAAGAAAGAGTCATGAATCTGTATACCGACTTTAGCGAACAGCAAGCGCAAGCCTTCGTCGAGGCCTTACGGGCCAAGGGCGATCCTGATCAGGCAATTGACAGGCTTAGGGATGAACTCCAGGCATTGCGCGAAACGTTACGCGACTGGAGTTATAACTATCATCCCAGCCTGGAGACCGTGGATGCACTCAACTCCAACAGTGATTGGCATGACTTCAAGTTCAACGGCGGCAGCTTCATTCAAGAACGATTGATTGATTGCTTCGAACGCAAAGGCCAGGCATTCGGTGAAAGCAGCATCCATCCGGAAAACGGCTACACGCTGGACTTGTCGTCCGACCTGATGGGCCCCCAGCTCGATCGTTGGTGGGCAGACCTGAAAAAACAGCCAAAAATCAAAAAATACCTCGACCAGGTCACCGTGCTGAATCTGGACAACGCGCGTTTTTCCACCGACGCCGGGGGCCTGCTGAGCGACTTCTCCAATGTTCGTCACTTGAGCGCCCGGTACAGCGATCTGAACGCCCTGCCGCCCGCTATCGGCAAGATGCATCTTCTCGAAACCTTGCGTTTGTCCAACAACAGAATCCGGTTGACGCCCGACTCCGCCAGACAACTGGGAGGCCTGACCCGCCTTGAAACGTTGAGACTGGATGGCAATCCCTTGATGCAGCCGTTGGATGTCGGCCGCATGCCTGGATTGCGAGTGTTGAGCCTGAGGACAACGGGGCTTGATACCTGGCCGGAACGCCTGTTCATGGACGGCGTATTCAGAAAGTCCCGCCCACGCGGTTTTTCTCTCGACCTGCGGGGCAGCCCGATCACCACCGTCCCTGACGTAGTGCCTGGCTCGGACCATGCGCTCATCGTGGCACGTGCGCGCCTCGACGCGACGAAGCTTTCCGATCTCGACCGACTTCGCTTGGGAACGTACCGCGAGTCCGTGGGCCTGGCCGCTCAACAGGTTTATGAGCCGGCGGCGACCGATGAAATCAAGCACTGGAGAATGTTACCTGACGACACGGCACCTTACAGTGCCTCGACGGGAGTCGGCACCTACAGGGATGAATCGTGGCACGACCTGGCGTCCGAGCCTGGCGCTGCTGATTTTTTCAGAGTCATCAGAAAGCAAAGAGAAAGCCAGGATTATCAGTACAGTGACTCACGCCAACAACTGACGAAACGGGTCTGGGAAATGGTCGATGCCGCCGCTCTGGACGCCGACCTGCGCGTAGAACTGTTCCAGCTGGCCAGCCAACCCGATACCTGCGGTGACGCCGGGTCGCAACTGTTCAACAGCATGGGACTGAAAGTACTGGTATCGAAGGCGCGCACAGAGTCGACGTCGGCTCTGGAACTGGAAAACCGACTGGTCAAATTGGCCAAAAGCACTGCTCGCCTGGAAAAGGTTGGAGACATTGCCAGAGAGGAGATTCTCGCTCAGCGCGACATGAGTCAACGTGTTCCGCCCATACCGGATTACCACGCACCCGATGAAGTGGAAGTTCACCTGGCGTACGAAACGGGGCTGGCCAAGCGACTGGATTTACCTTGGCAGTCTGACGGCATGTTGTATCAGGGTACCTCGCGGGTGACCCCGAGCATGATTGACGCGGCCTATAAGAAAATCATCGCCGATGAAGCAGGCGACGGACTGGTCAACTCAATGATTAACTCCTTCGAAAATCCGTTTTGGGAACGCCATTTAAAAAGTACTCATCCTGGCGAAATCGAGGCTGATGAACGCTCTTTCGCGTCAAAACACCTTGATCTGGAGTCTTTGCGCGAGGCCCAAAACGATTTGGCGAACGAAACGGACCCGATGCAATTGGCCTCACGCCAGAAAACGCTGGAGGACTTGGCCAATAAGATGAATATTGCTCACACCGACGTCTTTACCGGGGAAGAAATGAGCAACGACTTCTATGATCCGCTGATCTTTGAGTTGGAAAAGGAGCGAAACCAGGTAGCCAGAAAACTGACCCGCGAAGCAATGGCCAGAGCCGGGCTCTGA
- a CDS encoding CS1 type fimbrial major subunit, translating to MIKQCTAVALLAATGLTGAVAWAAREEHTFEVSLTIPSRPFYVIPAEPDWIHRPQRLEWDYPTATMGSVQKNFDVRHESSAIEARLDAMPYLTNGRPGEEIQLRVSFNGVELQTSAQQVLSREEAATGKRVPLQIDPVKPLGGYRAGDYHGNVFLFFNATAPDA from the coding sequence ATGATCAAGCAATGCACCGCCGTCGCGCTGCTGGCTGCCACCGGCCTGACCGGCGCTGTGGCGTGGGCAGCCCGGGAAGAGCACACCTTCGAGGTGTCCCTGACCATCCCCAGCCGCCCGTTTTACGTCATCCCGGCGGAGCCGGACTGGATTCACCGCCCTCAGCGGCTGGAATGGGATTACCCCACTGCAACTATGGGCAGTGTGCAAAAAAACTTCGATGTACGGCATGAGAGCAGCGCCATTGAAGCGCGTCTGGACGCCATGCCTTACTTGACCAATGGCCGGCCTGGGGAAGAGATCCAGTTGCGGGTCAGCTTCAATGGTGTGGAGTTGCAGACCTCGGCCCAACAAGTGCTCTCCCGGGAAGAGGCGGCGACGGGCAAGCGCGTGCCGCTTCAAATCGATCCGGTCAAGCCGCTCGGTGGTTACCGAGCCGGGGATTACCACGGCAACGTGTTCCTGTTCTTCAACGCAACAGCGCCGGACGCATGA